Proteins encoded by one window of Tunturibacter psychrotolerans:
- the lptE gene encoding LptE family protein, with translation MRLLTPILLLTLTGCGYHQAGSATNIPASVRTLAVPVFTTNAQAFHTEMAFTQATIRELNTRTKYRILTSDSDSADATLKGTIVSQTVAPLTYDGATGQSSSYLITITAKVLLTAHDGHVLYRNDGFVYHEQYQSTQDLSGFIQEDNHAVNRVAKDFAQAVVSDMLESF, from the coding sequence ATGCGCCTCCTCACCCCGATCCTTCTCCTCACGCTCACCGGCTGCGGCTATCACCAGGCTGGCTCCGCGACCAATATCCCCGCCAGCGTCCGCACCCTCGCCGTCCCCGTCTTCACCACCAACGCGCAGGCCTTCCACACCGAGATGGCTTTCACCCAAGCCACCATCCGCGAGCTCAACACCCGCACCAAATACCGCATCCTCACCTCTGACTCCGACTCCGCCGACGCCACTCTCAAGGGCACCATCGTCAGCCAGACCGTCGCCCCCCTCACCTACGACGGCGCCACCGGCCAATCCTCCAGCTACCTCATCACCATCACCGCCAAAGTCCTCCTCACCGCCCACGATGGCCACGTCCTCTACCGCAACGACGGCTTCGTCTATCACGAGCAGTATCAGTCCACCCAGGACCTCAGCGGCTTCATCCAGGAAGATAACCACGCCGTCAACCGCGTCGCAAAAGACTTCGCTCAGGCCGTCGTAAGCGATATGCTGGAGTCGTTCTAA
- a CDS encoding DUF4260 domain-containing protein, translating to MSAYKSPMLTHPPILLRIEEAALLILPIFAYQHLHYSWLLFTILFLTPDLFMLGYLANVRLGAATYNLVHTLTLPFVLLLTGYIKHWHLPSEIALIWIAHIAIDRLLGFGLKYPTRFKDTHLQHIPARSSATP from the coding sequence ATGAGCGCGTATAAATCTCCTATGCTCACCCACCCGCCCATCCTCCTCCGAATCGAGGAAGCCGCCCTCCTCATCCTCCCCATCTTCGCCTACCAGCATCTCCACTACAGCTGGCTCCTATTCACCATCCTCTTCCTCACTCCCGACCTTTTCATGCTCGGCTACCTGGCCAACGTTCGCCTTGGTGCCGCAACTTACAACCTCGTCCATACCCTGACCCTCCCCTTCGTCTTGCTTCTAACCGGTTACATCAAGCACTGGCATCTCCCCTCAGAGATCGCGCTCATATGGATCGCCCATATCGCCATCGACCGCCTCCTTGGCTTCGGCCTCAAATATCCCACCCGTTTCAAAGACACCCACCTCCAGCACATTCCCGCGCGCAGCAGCGCCACTCCATGA
- a CDS encoding manganese catalase family protein → MYHHVKKLMYTVNIGEPDVRFGNMLLEQFGGANGELAAAMQYTIQGWNCVDDLGRRDLLLDIGTEELSHLEVVGALIRMHLKPLKTNREAAEADPLVTIAGGGGVGLFDSMGNAWTANYLKITGEIDVDLRSNIAAEARAKIVYERLIDHTDDPGSIDTLQFLMTREITHMKAFQAALDSIEKSPFSVGLLKPTPGIVDEYFNGSTGDGSEGETDMHGPWTSSFGLHAVESQMNGGKGLSVGDIDGKINGEDRGKQDDAQKATTSVADEAIGKQLAGVGSNGHGSGRSSRTRE, encoded by the coding sequence ATGTATCACCATGTAAAGAAGCTGATGTATACGGTCAATATCGGGGAGCCGGATGTTCGTTTCGGCAACATGTTGCTGGAGCAGTTTGGCGGAGCGAACGGGGAGCTTGCGGCTGCGATGCAGTACACGATTCAAGGGTGGAATTGCGTGGACGATCTGGGGCGGAGAGATCTGCTGTTGGATATTGGCACGGAGGAGTTGAGCCATCTGGAGGTTGTTGGAGCGTTGATTCGGATGCACCTGAAGCCGCTGAAGACGAATCGTGAGGCTGCGGAAGCCGATCCGCTGGTGACGATCGCCGGAGGTGGCGGCGTTGGGCTGTTTGATTCGATGGGGAACGCGTGGACTGCGAACTACCTGAAGATTACCGGCGAAATTGATGTCGATCTACGGAGCAACATCGCGGCGGAGGCTCGGGCGAAGATTGTGTATGAGCGATTGATCGACCATACGGACGATCCCGGATCGATCGATACGCTGCAGTTCCTGATGACTCGTGAGATTACACACATGAAGGCGTTTCAGGCGGCGCTGGATAGCATTGAGAAGTCGCCGTTCTCGGTTGGATTGTTGAAGCCTACGCCGGGGATTGTGGATGAATACTTCAATGGGTCTACAGGTGACGGTAGTGAGGGGGAGACGGATATGCATGGGCCGTGGACCTCATCGTTTGGCCTGCATGCTGTGGAATCGCAGATGAACGGTGGCAAGGGTCTTTCGGTCGGCGACATTGACGGGAAGATCAATGGCGAAGATCGCGGCAAGCAGGACGATGCGCAGAAGGCTACGACTTCAGTGGCGGATGAGGCTATCGGGAAGCAGCTTGCTGGCGTTGGAAGTAATGGACATGGATCCGGCCGGAGTTCGCGGACTCGGGAGTAA
- the ftsH gene encoding ATP-dependent zinc metalloprotease FtsH, which translates to MNSTVKQILIWVFMITCLVFLWQVVVKTTGGTQEKNISLTTLLNDADQGKIQDVIVNGAEVTGHYRDDAKNLFHTTIPGNYPDMYKTLRDHGVNITIKDQSPNQWLSLLISIAPFALLLGLWFFLLRQMQSGGNKAMSFGKSRARLLSMQQKKITFKDVAGVDEAKEELKEIIEFLREAQKFQRLGGRIPKGVLLVGPPGTGKTLLARAVAGEANVPFFSISGSDFVEMFVGVGASRVRDLFEQGKKNAPCIIFIDEIDAVGRHRGAGLGGGHDEREQTLNQLLVEMDGFESNDGVILVAATNRPDVLDPALLRPGRFDRRVIVDRPDIRGREEVLKVHSKKVPMAEDVNLNILARGTPGFSGADLANMVNEAALTAARYNRKSVHMYDFEVAKDKVMMGAERKSMLLTDEEKRVTAYHEAGHTLVSALREHSDPLHKVTIIPRGMALGVTVYLPEEDQHTVTKDYLETRMATLMGGRCAEEIFLKQMTTGAGNDIERATELARKMVCEFGMSKMGPMTFGKKEEQIFLGREIAQHRDFSDDTAKQIDAEVRFFVDAGYKSAYTILESNQDIMHRMAAALLERETLDAAEIKLIIEGKELPAAKSALSGVDPGNGGETQKILKPEGGRKPGFGEGQPSPA; encoded by the coding sequence TTGAACTCGACCGTCAAACAAATTCTGATCTGGGTCTTCATGATCACCTGCCTCGTGTTCCTATGGCAGGTTGTCGTCAAAACAACCGGCGGCACTCAGGAAAAGAACATCAGCCTCACCACCCTCCTCAACGACGCCGACCAGGGCAAGATCCAGGACGTCATCGTCAACGGAGCTGAGGTCACTGGACACTACCGCGACGACGCGAAGAATCTCTTCCACACCACCATCCCGGGCAACTACCCCGACATGTACAAGACGCTCCGCGATCACGGCGTCAACATCACCATCAAGGACCAGAGCCCGAACCAGTGGCTTAGCCTCCTGATCTCCATCGCGCCCTTCGCCCTTCTCCTTGGCCTCTGGTTCTTCCTGCTCCGCCAGATGCAGTCCGGCGGCAACAAGGCCATGAGCTTCGGCAAATCGCGCGCTCGTCTGCTCTCCATGCAGCAGAAGAAGATCACCTTCAAGGATGTTGCCGGCGTCGATGAAGCCAAGGAAGAACTCAAGGAGATCATCGAGTTCCTCCGCGAAGCGCAGAAGTTCCAGCGCCTCGGTGGCCGCATCCCCAAGGGCGTCCTCCTCGTCGGACCTCCCGGCACGGGCAAGACCCTCTTGGCCCGAGCAGTAGCTGGCGAAGCCAACGTCCCCTTCTTCTCCATCTCCGGTTCTGACTTCGTCGAGATGTTCGTCGGCGTCGGCGCAAGCCGCGTTCGCGACCTCTTCGAGCAGGGCAAGAAGAACGCCCCCTGCATCATCTTTATCGACGAGATCGACGCAGTAGGCCGTCACCGCGGCGCAGGCCTCGGCGGCGGACACGATGAGCGCGAGCAGACCCTCAACCAGCTTCTGGTCGAGATGGACGGCTTCGAGTCCAACGACGGTGTCATCCTCGTCGCCGCGACCAACCGCCCCGACGTTCTCGATCCCGCCCTTCTCCGCCCCGGCCGCTTCGATCGTCGCGTCATTGTCGATCGCCCCGACATCCGTGGCCGCGAAGAGGTCCTAAAGGTTCATTCCAAGAAGGTCCCCATGGCCGAAGATGTGAACCTCAACATCCTCGCTCGCGGAACCCCGGGCTTCTCCGGTGCCGACCTCGCGAACATGGTTAACGAAGCTGCCCTCACCGCCGCCCGCTACAACAGAAAGTCAGTCCACATGTATGACTTCGAAGTAGCCAAGGACAAGGTCATGATGGGTGCCGAGCGCAAGTCCATGCTCCTCACCGACGAAGAGAAGCGCGTCACCGCCTATCACGAAGCCGGTCACACGCTGGTCTCCGCGTTGCGCGAGCACTCCGACCCGCTCCACAAGGTCACCATCATCCCCCGCGGCATGGCTCTCGGTGTCACCGTCTACCTCCCCGAGGAAGACCAGCACACTGTCACGAAGGACTATCTCGAAACCCGCATGGCCACCCTCATGGGCGGACGCTGCGCCGAAGAGATCTTCCTCAAGCAGATGACCACCGGAGCCGGCAACGACATCGAGCGCGCCACAGAGCTGGCTCGCAAGATGGTCTGCGAATTCGGTATGTCCAAGATGGGTCCCATGACCTTCGGCAAAAAGGAAGAGCAGATCTTCCTCGGCCGCGAGATCGCTCAGCACCGCGACTTCTCCGACGACACAGCCAAGCAGATCGACGCTGAGGTTCGCTTCTTCGTGGACGCCGGCTACAAGTCGGCCTACACCATCCTCGAGTCGAACCAGGACATCATGCACCGCATGGCAGCCGCCTTGTTGGAGCGCGAGACCTTGGATGCGGCAGAGATCAAGCTCATCATCGAAGGCAAGGAACTCCCCGCAGCCAAGTCCGCGCTCTCCGGCGTAGACCCAGGCAACGGCGGCGAAACCCAGAAGATCCTCAAACCGGAAGGCGGACGCAAGCCCGGCTTCGGCGAAGGCCAACCTTCTCCCGCATAA
- the tilS gene encoding tRNA lysidine(34) synthetase TilS, with translation MSVAATLPFDRTQIRPGDRICVAISGGADSVALLLTLHAARESLGIGLSAVHVHHGLRGEEADTDQRFVEDLCIALDIPLHLHQASVPARVAQTHETIEEAARNLRYEFFATLLASGHADTILTAHTLDDQAETVLMKILRGAWTEGLSAIHPVITLQKGKILRPFLSSRRADIEAYLTQLNQPWRTDSTNVDTAYTRNKIRHELLPQLRTYNPNLDQALSNMAELAREEESRWQSELTRILPQLLLPGKPVRGGGRAVSTTPGQSAVSIELDRLRALDPALRRRVLRAAARQLGARLSFDETSRLLALCGFRPDPTVAARTGTILHLPSGLRADRSPRELRLYREK, from the coding sequence ATGTCAGTCGCCGCTACCCTCCCCTTCGACCGCACCCAAATCCGACCCGGCGACCGCATCTGCGTAGCCATCTCCGGCGGTGCGGACTCCGTCGCCCTCCTCCTCACCCTCCACGCTGCACGCGAGTCCCTCGGCATCGGCCTCTCCGCCGTCCACGTCCACCACGGCCTGCGCGGCGAAGAGGCCGACACCGACCAGCGCTTCGTAGAAGATCTCTGCATCGCCCTCGACATCCCCCTCCACCTCCACCAAGCCAGCGTCCCCGCACGCGTCGCCCAAACCCACGAGACCATCGAAGAGGCAGCCCGCAACCTCCGCTACGAGTTCTTCGCGACACTCCTCGCCTCCGGCCACGCCGACACCATCCTCACTGCCCACACCCTCGACGATCAGGCCGAAACCGTCCTCATGAAGATCCTTCGCGGAGCCTGGACCGAAGGCCTCAGCGCCATCCATCCCGTCATCACCCTCCAAAAAGGAAAGATCCTCCGCCCCTTCCTCAGCAGCCGCCGCGCCGACATCGAAGCCTACCTCACACAACTCAACCAACCCTGGCGCACCGACTCCACCAACGTCGACACCGCCTACACCCGCAACAAAATCCGCCACGAACTACTCCCCCAGCTCCGCACCTACAATCCCAACCTCGACCAGGCCCTCTCCAATATGGCTGAGCTGGCCCGCGAAGAAGAGTCCCGCTGGCAATCAGAACTAACCCGCATCCTCCCCCAACTCCTCCTCCCCGGCAAGCCCGTCCGAGGCGGCGGCCGAGCCGTCAGTACCACCCCAGGCCAATCCGCCGTCTCCATCGAACTCGACCGCCTCCGCGCCCTCGATCCCGCCCTCCGCCGCCGAGTCCTCCGCGCCGCGGCCCGCCAACTCGGCGCCCGCCTAAGCTTCGACGAGACCTCCCGCCTCCTCGCCCTCTGCGGTTTCCGCCCCGACCCCACCGTTGCCGCACGCACCGGCACAATCCTTCATCTGCCCAGCGGCCTCCGTGCCGATCGCTCCCCCCGCGAACTCCGCCTCTACCGCGAGAAATAA
- a CDS encoding carboxypeptidase-like regulatory domain-containing protein has protein sequence MRSNTRRTFILRGSSAIFVLIVSCFLQAQSQSAILTGIVKDASGAVIPKAEIDLKDDNGQVLKTTADNSGSFTIEGTPGQYALTASSQGFEIFTETVHLTANASTEKQLVLQVGSNGCGVCVVQTEPIQLLDEPLNLLLPLKPLPPFKFRPRSPKNLHVT, from the coding sequence ATGCGATCCAATACCCGACGCACGTTCATACTTCGCGGATCATCTGCCATTTTTGTGTTAATTGTCTCCTGCTTCCTCCAGGCGCAGTCCCAGAGCGCCATTCTCACTGGAATCGTAAAAGACGCCTCTGGCGCAGTAATTCCCAAAGCCGAGATCGACTTGAAGGATGACAATGGCCAGGTTCTTAAAACAACCGCTGACAACTCAGGCAGTTTTACGATCGAAGGCACTCCCGGACAGTACGCGCTGACCGCTTCTTCTCAAGGATTCGAGATTTTCACTGAAACGGTTCACCTCACGGCGAACGCCAGTACCGAAAAACAACTTGTACTTCAGGTTGGCTCAAACGGATGCGGCGTCTGTGTGGTTCAAACAGAACCAATCCAGTTGCTCGACGAGCCACTCAACTTGCTCCTGCCTCTGAAACCGCTTCCCCCATTCAAGTTCCGTCCGAGAAGTCCTAAGAATCTCCACGTAACATAA
- a CDS encoding GNAT family N-acetyltransferase: MADMFETRLATVGDAELIARQRRQMFVDAGQAEDVLLQPMMENFVAWVRPRLMDGSYVGWMVEQDGSVVAGAGMWMMDFPPHWMDAKPMRAYLLNFYVDPAFRGHGLAWKLLKTSVEEARQRGVKVVSLHASKFGRPIYERNGFEVSTEMMLRLD; encoded by the coding sequence ATGGCAGATATGTTCGAGACGAGATTGGCTACGGTTGGGGATGCGGAGTTGATTGCGCGGCAGCGGCGGCAGATGTTTGTGGATGCGGGACAGGCGGAGGATGTTCTGCTGCAGCCTATGATGGAGAACTTTGTGGCTTGGGTTCGGCCGCGGTTGATGGATGGCAGTTACGTTGGGTGGATGGTGGAGCAGGATGGCAGCGTGGTGGCTGGGGCGGGGATGTGGATGATGGATTTTCCGCCGCACTGGATGGATGCGAAGCCGATGCGGGCTTACTTGCTGAACTTCTATGTCGATCCTGCGTTTCGTGGCCATGGATTGGCGTGGAAGCTGCTGAAGACTTCGGTGGAGGAGGCGCGGCAGCGGGGCGTGAAGGTGGTTTCGCTGCATGCTTCAAAGTTTGGCAGGCCTATTTATGAGCGGAACGGATTTGAAGTTTCTACGGAGATGATGCTGCGGCTCGACTAG
- the ispD gene encoding 2-C-methyl-D-erythritol 4-phosphate cytidylyltransferase, with protein MRVFVILPAAGIGTRMAAGGASTAAPKQFLEIGGVPVLVRSVRAFLAVPRVDAVCLAVRAHERDRVEAQMVEYKLGPRVHMVEGGDNRQHSVANALAALECDADDVVLVHDAVRPLIDPATIERTIDAVVKHGAAIVGLPAVDTIKQVERTADGAIVTATIPRERIVQAQTPQGARFGLLRAAFAEAEVDGFSGTDEASLLERAGVEVAVVQGAARNFKITQPGDIELAEFYLGLAKA; from the coding sequence ATGCGAGTATTTGTAATTCTTCCGGCAGCAGGGATTGGGACGCGGATGGCCGCGGGTGGTGCGTCGACGGCGGCGCCGAAACAGTTTCTCGAGATTGGCGGGGTACCGGTGTTGGTGCGGTCGGTGCGGGCGTTTCTTGCGGTGCCAAGAGTGGATGCGGTTTGTCTGGCGGTGCGGGCGCATGAGCGCGACCGGGTAGAGGCGCAGATGGTGGAGTACAAGCTGGGGCCGCGCGTGCATATGGTGGAGGGTGGGGATAACCGTCAACATTCCGTCGCGAATGCTCTGGCTGCGCTGGAGTGCGATGCGGACGATGTGGTGCTGGTGCATGATGCGGTGAGGCCGTTGATCGATCCGGCGACGATTGAACGGACGATCGATGCAGTGGTAAAGCATGGCGCGGCGATCGTTGGGCTGCCGGCGGTGGACACGATCAAGCAGGTGGAGCGGACGGCGGATGGAGCTATTGTGACGGCGACGATTCCGAGGGAGCGCATTGTGCAGGCGCAGACGCCGCAGGGTGCACGGTTCGGGTTGTTGCGGGCGGCGTTTGCGGAGGCCGAGGTGGATGGGTTTTCGGGCACCGACGAGGCGAGTCTACTGGAGCGGGCCGGGGTTGAGGTGGCCGTGGTGCAGGGCGCGGCGAGGAACTTCAAGATTACGCAGCCGGGAGATATTGAACTGGCGGAGTTTTATCTGGGATTGGCGAAGGCTTGA
- the ispF gene encoding 2-C-methyl-D-erythritol 2,4-cyclodiphosphate synthase, whose protein sequence is MGMRIGYGYDSHAFKAGVPLVIGGLAIEHPEGLAGHSDGDVLLHAITDALLGAVSAGDIGTFFPPSDPRWKGAASSVFLQTALEEVATAGYKIVNIDTVLVMAKPKIVPIAGELRESVATLLGVKPGEVGIKAKTPEGLDQDHVAVAHATVLLESLGIPEPVGAMAATAENEIDVVVKTLVGETRSVSALGRKVTPFDTDDLT, encoded by the coding sequence ATGGGTATGAGGATTGGCTACGGATATGACTCGCATGCGTTCAAGGCAGGCGTGCCGCTGGTGATTGGCGGACTTGCGATTGAGCATCCCGAGGGACTGGCTGGGCACTCGGATGGAGATGTGTTGCTGCATGCGATTACTGACGCCCTGCTGGGTGCGGTGAGCGCGGGGGACATCGGGACGTTCTTTCCGCCGAGCGATCCGCGGTGGAAGGGGGCTGCGTCGAGCGTGTTTTTGCAGACGGCGCTGGAAGAGGTGGCGACGGCTGGATACAAGATTGTGAATATCGACACGGTGCTGGTGATGGCGAAGCCGAAGATCGTGCCGATTGCCGGGGAGCTGCGGGAGAGTGTGGCGACGCTTCTGGGTGTGAAGCCGGGCGAAGTGGGGATCAAGGCGAAGACGCCTGAGGGTTTGGACCAGGACCACGTTGCGGTGGCGCATGCGACGGTGCTTTTGGAGAGTCTGGGGATTCCGGAGCCTGTGGGCGCGATGGCTGCGACGGCTGAGAATGAAATCGATGTTGTCGTGAAGACACTGGTGGGGGAGACGCGGAGCGTTTCGGCGCTCGGGCGGAAGGTAACTCCGTTTGATACGGATGATCTGACTTAG
- a CDS encoding O-methyltransferase, with protein sequence MNQDLWTSVERFLTDTLVHPDLALNEAVAANTRTGLPAIDVSPNEGKLLHLLARIQGARRILEIGTLGGYSTIWLARALPPFGRLITLELDPTHASVAAENIERAGLSSLVEIRVGSALESLARLHADKTEPFDLIFLDADKPNNPNYLEWALKLSRPGTVIIGDNVIRDGEILDATSTDASVIGTRTFLERLGSHPRLDATALQTVGNKGYDGFALAIVKNRAARHHSQNGERH encoded by the coding sequence ATGAATCAGGATCTCTGGACCTCCGTCGAACGCTTCCTCACAGACACACTCGTCCATCCCGATCTAGCGCTCAACGAAGCCGTCGCGGCCAACACACGCACCGGGCTTCCCGCCATCGACGTCTCTCCCAACGAGGGCAAGCTCCTTCATTTGCTGGCTCGCATCCAGGGAGCCAGACGAATTCTCGAAATCGGCACCCTCGGCGGCTACAGCACCATCTGGCTCGCCCGTGCTCTCCCGCCCTTCGGCCGTCTCATCACACTCGAGCTCGACCCAACACACGCCAGTGTTGCCGCCGAAAACATCGAGCGCGCCGGTCTATCCTCACTCGTAGAAATCAGGGTCGGCAGCGCACTCGAATCCCTCGCCCGCCTGCACGCAGACAAGACCGAACCCTTCGACCTTATCTTCCTGGACGCCGACAAGCCCAACAATCCCAACTATCTTGAATGGGCACTCAAACTCTCACGCCCCGGCACCGTCATCATCGGAGACAACGTCATTCGCGACGGCGAAATCCTCGACGCCACCAGTACTGACGCCAGCGTCATCGGAACTCGAACTTTCCTCGAACGCCTCGGCAGTCACCCACGCCTCGACGCAACCGCGCTCCAGACCGTCGGCAACAAAGGCTACGACGGATTCGCTCTCGCCATCGTCAAAAACCGAGCCGCGAGGCATCACTCACAAAACGGAGAACGGCACTAA
- a CDS encoding M14 family metallopeptidase: protein MGSRFGLGLMAALALSGAAKGQTVSEASLQPRASKVANCSPGGDSEWLTPAEKTCYATTPDYTETMAYLKRVQAATPGQVRIESFGKTGEGRELDVVVVSRDGVFDPAAIHAAKRPILLVQNSIHAGEMDGKDACLALLRDMVIAKTKAGLLERAVFVFIPIYNADGHERRSAYNRINQDGPAEMGWRGNGTNLNLNRDYLKADTPETRAFMAMFHRWMPDFFVDDHVTDGADYQYDVTFTIDDGPNVPSGTAKWVDEVATPTLEKYVDAHGHLASPTYINLVNDNDPADGLGFNDDPPRFSTGYVVLEGRPGMLVELHMLKDYKTRVTGNYEILAGLMELMNRDADKVIALNAAADKEAENLGAHPLGNVRYPLALGWGGETTPFLFRGYRYTRELSAVSGAMRVEYSHEPWNVSLPFQKGFKVTVDTKVPAAYIIPVQWTKVIDVLAAHQVQMERTTAAWTGDVETYQCAGMAWQEPPFEGRHPTFNGEAAHDPGKYGSCVVVREKMNFPAGSAVVRLNQRLSKVALEWLEPAAPDSALQWGFFDSIFEQKEYGEAYVLESLAREMMAKDPKLKAEFEKKVASDPAFAGNSYARLEFFYDRTPWFAANRVGQYPVGRLLSLDGVPMAW from the coding sequence GTGGGTTCGAGATTTGGCTTGGGTTTGATGGCGGCTTTGGCTTTAAGTGGAGCGGCGAAGGGGCAAACGGTCAGTGAGGCGAGTTTGCAGCCTCGTGCGAGCAAGGTCGCAAATTGTTCGCCTGGTGGCGACTCGGAGTGGCTTACGCCAGCTGAGAAGACCTGCTATGCGACGACACCGGACTATACGGAGACGATGGCCTATTTGAAGCGTGTGCAAGCGGCAACCCCGGGGCAGGTGCGGATTGAGTCGTTTGGGAAGACGGGCGAGGGGCGAGAGCTTGATGTGGTGGTGGTTTCGCGGGATGGGGTGTTCGATCCGGCGGCGATTCATGCGGCTAAGAGGCCGATTTTGTTGGTGCAGAACTCGATTCATGCGGGTGAGATGGATGGGAAGGATGCTTGTCTCGCGCTGTTGCGGGATATGGTGATCGCGAAGACGAAGGCTGGCCTGTTGGAGCGGGCGGTGTTTGTGTTTATTCCGATCTACAACGCGGATGGGCATGAGCGGAGGAGTGCGTACAACCGGATCAATCAGGACGGGCCGGCGGAGATGGGGTGGCGGGGGAATGGGACCAACCTGAATTTGAACCGCGACTATCTGAAGGCAGATACGCCGGAGACGAGGGCGTTTATGGCGATGTTTCATCGCTGGATGCCGGATTTTTTTGTGGATGACCATGTGACCGATGGGGCGGACTATCAGTACGACGTGACGTTCACGATCGACGATGGGCCGAATGTGCCGAGCGGCACGGCGAAGTGGGTAGATGAGGTTGCGACGCCGACGCTTGAGAAGTATGTGGATGCGCATGGGCATCTGGCTTCGCCGACGTACATCAATTTGGTGAATGACAATGATCCGGCGGATGGGCTGGGGTTCAATGATGATCCGCCAAGATTTTCGACGGGGTATGTGGTCTTGGAAGGCCGGCCGGGGATGCTGGTTGAGCTACATATGTTGAAGGATTACAAGACTCGTGTGACGGGGAACTACGAGATTCTTGCGGGGCTGATGGAGTTGATGAATCGCGATGCGGATAAGGTGATTGCACTGAATGCTGCCGCGGATAAAGAGGCTGAGAATCTGGGGGCTCATCCGTTGGGCAATGTGAGGTATCCGCTGGCGTTGGGTTGGGGCGGGGAGACGACGCCGTTTTTGTTTCGCGGATACAGGTATACGCGGGAGCTAAGCGCGGTTTCGGGGGCGATGCGGGTGGAGTATTCTCATGAGCCGTGGAACGTTTCGCTGCCGTTTCAGAAGGGCTTCAAGGTGACGGTGGATACGAAGGTGCCGGCCGCTTACATTATTCCTGTGCAGTGGACGAAGGTGATTGATGTGTTGGCTGCGCACCAGGTCCAGATGGAGCGGACTACGGCCGCGTGGACGGGGGATGTCGAGACGTACCAGTGCGCGGGGATGGCGTGGCAGGAACCTCCGTTTGAGGGACGGCATCCGACGTTCAATGGCGAGGCGGCGCATGATCCGGGGAAGTATGGGAGCTGCGTGGTGGTGCGGGAGAAGATGAATTTTCCAGCGGGGTCGGCGGTGGTGCGGCTGAATCAGAGGTTGTCGAAGGTGGCGCTAGAGTGGCTGGAGCCGGCGGCGCCTGACTCTGCGCTGCAGTGGGGGTTCTTCGATTCAATCTTTGAGCAGAAGGAGTATGGCGAGGCGTATGTGTTGGAGTCTCTGGCGCGGGAGATGATGGCGAAGGATCCGAAGTTGAAGGCGGAGTTTGAGAAGAAGGTGGCGAGCGATCCGGCGTTTGCGGGAAACTCGTATGCGCGGCTGGAGTTTTTTTATGACCGCACACCATGGTTTGCAGCGAATCGGGTCGGGCAATATCCGGTGGGGCGTTTGCTGAGTCTTGATGGAGTACCAATGGCGTGGTGA